One segment of Megachile rotundata isolate GNS110a chromosome 4, iyMegRotu1, whole genome shotgun sequence DNA contains the following:
- the LOC105662967 gene encoding uncharacterized protein LOC105662967 yields MSERYVKDILEKLEEIEKLHSKLRTLVPRVRNQETQNNVSTSANLTECKSEIIDEKNSKPEAFRNLRKPSKANVRKLFTFGRDGNSTKNPKDNKWRRVKSNSVDFARKHWHDKKDKIKNLLSTIIERDIILVNRAAQTSGNEFVTNPHINEEKTEFASKSDQPKKRKRSVQDQLERLLEHFNYSRDADVANENRVSTHRHSLGKDDPRRAEKLLSFPDEESETLRIVSSAERVSISNNKKIS; encoded by the exons ATGTCTGAGAGATACGTGAAAGATATTTTAGAAAAGTTGGAAGAAATCGAAAAACTGCACTCGAAACTTCGGACCTTGGTGCCTCGAGTGAGAAATCAAGAAACTCAAAATAATGTTTCGACCAGTGCTAATCTCACGGAATGTAAGAGCGAAATTATAGATGAAAAGAATTCGAAACCAGAAGCGTTTAGAAATCTTCGTAAACCTTCTAAAGCGAACGTCAGAAAATTGTTTACGTTTGGTCGCGACGGGAACTCCACGAAAAATCCCAAAGACAATAAATGGAGAAGAGTGAAGAGCAACTCGGTGGATTTCGCTAGGAAACATTGGCACGACAAGAAAGATAAAATCAAGAATTTATTGTCCACCATTATTGAGCGCGATATCATACTAG tGAACCGAGCCGCTCAGACGTCAGGCAACGAATTCGTCACGAATCCGCACATAAACGAGGAGAAAACAGAATTTGCATCAAAGTCTGACCAACCTAAAAAGAGAAAACGCTCCGTGCAAGATCAATTAGAGCGATTACTAGAGCATTTTAATTACTCTCGCGATGCTGATGTTGCAAACGAAAACAGAGTATCGACGCATCGTCATAGTTTAGGCAAGGATGACCCACGGAGGGCAGAAAAACTTTTATCGTTTCCGGATGAGGAGAGTGAGACACTGAGGATCGTTTCATCCGCTGAGAGAGTTTCTATAAGCAACAACAAGAAGATCtcataa
- the LOC100880722 gene encoding RWD domain-containing protein 4, with protein sequence MSDAELQEEEREVLLSIYDGDPAFKQLTPTTFQYKYGEDNDAKSFLLEISWGKSYPTEKPTVNMNTFYNKHIVQEVKDRVVKHVDDEIEQWLGSAMTYTLFQSVQEHYAELVSGQPEAIVDINTQVNQLKITEEGQQCEETTKKPKKEHLTKAQKRRQWNRTDGKGEKPRGWDWVDIVKHLSQTGPKQEQES encoded by the exons ATGAGCGATGCCGAACTACAGGAGGAGGAAAGAGAAGTATTACTTTCGATATACGATGGAGATCCTGCTTTTAAACAGCTGACACCGACTACCTTTCAGTATAAG taTGGAGAGGACAATGATGCCAAATCATTTTTGTTGGAGATCTCATGGGGCAAGTCGTATCCCACAGAGAAGCCTACCGTTAACATGAATACCTTTTATAATAAACACAT TGTACAAGAAGTAAAAGACAGAGTGGTCAAGCACGTAGATGACGAGATAGAGCAATGGCTGGGAAGTGCCATGACATACACATTGTTTCAGTCTGTCCAAGAACATTATGCTGAATTGGTCTCTGGACAACCAGAGGCTATAGTCGATATCAATACGCAAGTTAATCAGCTTAAAATAACGGAGGAAGGTCAACAG TGCGAAGAAACAACAAAAAAGCCAAAGAAGGAACACTTGACTAAAGCCCAAAAACGTAGACAGTGGAACCGAACGGACGGCAAGGGCGAGAAACCTCGAGGATGGGACTGGGTGGACATAGTAAAACATTTATCACAGACTGGCCCTAAACAAGAACAAGAGTCTTAG
- the LOC100880832 gene encoding RUS family member 1 gives MHERLLFTEVYGNEKERFIVKSKDEQSITELLSDTTRTKPFYSGFVSILKEVFLPQGYPDSVHPDYTAYQIWDTVQAFASTIMGTLTTHSIMQGVGVGEPAATPLAAAITWILKDGTGMIGRIVFAWWNGTDLDGQCKKWRLFADILNDVAMGLELLLPYFSSYSLAILCVSTAMKSIVGVAGGATRAAVTQHQALQNNLADVSAKDGSQETCVNLIASLVGILILSIFHNGRYIMELYFFLIIVHLYANYSAVKSLCLNSLNEDRLALIVKSYITNEVIPEPEEVNKKESVLLLTKPTMSIYGFNIKMGVSLAALIKNNIISTSDTELSLKLFLDRKYLISIDVQNKTIFICFKKDAQPCDVLEAYFHACLCGLFICMSLRVPLDLFLKPEVSDMSYPLMRLYVLHKKYSTVNNGVHSSKSIESIYATNLLISCEYKAFISGLESKGWMTENNLLPVAGWRFL, from the exons ATGCACGAACGATTGCTGTTCACCGAGGTATACGGGAACGAGAAAGAGAGGTTCATTGTCAAATCCAAAG ACGAGCAATCGATAACCGAACTGTTATCAGACACAACTAGAACGAAGCCTTTTTATTCTGGTTTCGTATCGATTCTGAAAGAGGTATTTTTACCTCAAGGATATCCCGATAGTGTTCACCCTGATTACACTGCTTATCAAATATGGGACACTGTACAG GCATTTGCAAGTACCATCATGGGTACTTTGACAACACATTCCATTATGCAAGGGGTAGGTGTAGGTGAACCAGCAGCAACTCCACTAGCAGCAGCGATAACATGGATTCTTAAAGATGGAACAGGAATGATTGGTCGTATTGTATTCGCATGGTGGAATgg GACAGATTTAGATGGACAATGCAAAAAATGGAGATTGTTTGCTGACATTCTTAATGATGTAGCAATGGGACTAGAATTACTCTTACcttatttttcttcttattcGCTTGCAATATTGTGCGTTTCCACAGCAATGAAATCGATTGTAGGTGTTGCTGGTGGAGCTACAAGAGCAGCTGTTACTCAACATCAG GCATTGCAAAATAATTTGGCAGATGTATCGGCTAAAGATGGAAGTCAAGAAACTTGTGTAAATTTGATAGCATCTTTAGTTGGAATTTTAATACTCTCCATCTTTCATAATGGCCG GTACATAATGGAACTATATTTCTTCCTGATAATAGTACACTTATATGCAAATTACTCGGCTGTGAAGTCACTATGTTTAAATTCGTTAAACGAAGATCGTTTAGCTTTAATAGTAAAAAGTTATATTACGAACGAAGTCATTCCTGAACCAGAAGAAGTTAATAAAAAGGAGTCAGTGCTGTTGCTCACAAAACCTA CAATGAGTATATATGGATTCAATATAAAAATGGGTGTGTCCCTTGCTGCtctgataaaaaataatattatttcaacgAGTGACACCGAACTATCGTTAAAACTTTTCTTAGatagaaaatatttgatttcTATTGATGTACAGAATAAaactatttttatatgttttaaaAAAGATGCGCAACCCTGTGATGTTTTGGAAGCATATTTTCATGCTTGTCTTTGTGGCTTATTTATTTGTATGTCCCTGAGAGTGCCACTT GATCTTTTCTTAAAACCGGAAGTAAGCGACATGTCGTATCCTTTAATGCGTCTTTACGTACTTCACAAAAAGTATTCTACAGTAAATAATGGTGTGCATTCGTCGAAATCCATAGAGAGCATTTACGCTACGAACTTGTTAATTTCTTGTGAATACAAAGCATTTATTAGTGGCCTTGAAAGTAAAG gaTGGATGACAGAAAATAATCTGTTACCTGTAGCAGGCTggagatttttataa